One genomic window of Solanum dulcamara chromosome 12, daSolDulc1.2, whole genome shotgun sequence includes the following:
- the LOC129875530 gene encoding zinc finger protein 1-like yields the protein MRIAEASNQGTSVLDQGEWLNLSLGRNLPSISKESKSHIPTSGKVFSCNFCKRKFYSSQALGGHQNAHKRERGTVRQYQSQRMMTMMALPINNPMFRSLGMIPHSLVHKSSREASATVATFSEASAGYQRTSLTNQMDRSFDLKWPGSFQLNQQQTKGHTSNPTKLDLNLKL from the coding sequence ATGAGAATTGCTGAAGCTAGTAATCAAGGCACTTCAGTGCTTGATCAAGGGGAATGGCTGAATTTGAGCTTAGGAAGAAACTTGCCTTCAATATCTAAAGAATCTAAGTCACATATACCAACTTCAGGCAAGGTTTTTTCATGTAACTTCTGCAAGCGGAAGTTCTACAGTTCACAGGCGCTAGGAGGCCACCAGAATGCTCAcaagagggaaagaggtacagTAAGACAGTATCAATCTCAGAGGATGATGACAATGATGGCTTTGCCGATCAATAACCCCATGTTCAGATCACTTGGTATGATTCCCCACTCACTTGTGCATAAATCCAGCAGAGAAGCAAGTGCAACTGTGGCTACGTTCAGCGAGGCTAGTGCAGGATATCAGAGGACATCGCTTACCAATCAAATGGACAGATCATTTGATCTGAAGTGGCCAGGAAGTTTTCAACTAAATCAGCAGCAAACAAAAGGCCATACCTCAAATCCCACTAAGCTTGACCTGAATCTGAAGTTGTAA